The following proteins are co-located in the Rhodococcus opacus B4 genome:
- a CDS encoding PAS domain S-box protein: MRQLDSDGFAALMESIPHAISVHDRERNVVFSNPACAALIGYGADEFANLDHEQLFHPDDAALWGTMLARVLSQESPSATAHLRIRHREGHWIWVLVAASTFTAGTERLVALVLQDESDMIWGNPTAARQPIR; this comes from the coding sequence TTGAGACAACTTGATAGCGACGGATTCGCTGCGCTGATGGAGTCCATCCCCCACGCGATCAGCGTTCACGACCGCGAACGCAATGTCGTGTTCAGCAACCCCGCCTGCGCGGCCCTGATCGGCTACGGCGCCGACGAATTTGCGAACCTCGACCACGAGCAACTGTTCCACCCCGACGACGCCGCACTGTGGGGCACCATGCTTGCCCGAGTCCTGAGCCAGGAAAGCCCCAGCGCGACAGCGCATCTGCGCATCCGACACCGGGAGGGCCACTGGATCTGGGTGCTCGTCGCGGCGTCCACGTTCACCGCAGGCACCGAGAGGCTGGTCGCCCTCGTGCTCCAGGACGAGTCCGACATGATCTGGGGCAACCCGACGGCCGCGAGGCAGCCGATCCGGTAA
- a CDS encoding acyltransferase, with protein MRFVTIVQASAFVPVWLRVLLLMAAGAKVWGAGIYSGCYFGSKDVTMGLGTFVNRGVLFDGTAPITLGRQVAVGHRVQFVTSTHEIGPSSGRGGRVVDRPIVVGDGCWIGAGAIILPGVTVGEGCVVGAGSVVTRDCEPNGLYAGAPARRVRDLDAVPSVG; from the coding sequence ATGCGGTTCGTCACCATCGTCCAGGCCTCCGCGTTCGTCCCGGTGTGGCTGCGGGTGCTGCTCCTGATGGCCGCGGGAGCGAAAGTGTGGGGCGCCGGCATCTACTCGGGCTGCTATTTCGGCAGCAAGGACGTCACGATGGGGCTGGGGACGTTCGTCAATCGCGGCGTCCTGTTCGACGGCACCGCGCCCATCACGCTCGGCAGGCAGGTCGCCGTCGGACACCGCGTCCAGTTCGTCACGAGCACCCACGAGATCGGTCCGAGTTCCGGCCGGGGTGGGCGAGTCGTCGACCGCCCGATCGTGGTCGGCGACGGGTGCTGGATCGGCGCGGGCGCGATCATCCTTCCCGGAGTGACGGTGGGGGAAGGGTGCGTCGTGGGGGCCGGCTCCGTGGTCACCCGTGACTGCGAGCCGAACGGCCTCTACGCGGGGGCGCCCGCGCGCCGGGTCCGCGACCTCGACGCCGTGCCGTCCGTCGGCTGA